Proteins encoded within one genomic window of Actinomycetota bacterium:
- a CDS encoding AraC family transcriptional regulator has translation MTTTQCISCGMPMSKPEDHAAGDPTKDYCLHCARPDGTMRSREETREGWTAFMVKTQGIDETAARQAVEEMMARLPAWKET, from the coding sequence ATGACGACGACCCAATGCATCTCGTGTGGAATGCCGATGAGCAAGCCCGAAGACCACGCCGCAGGCGACCCGACCAAGGACTACTGCCTGCACTGCGCTCGCCCCGACGGCACGATGCGGTCGCGAGAGGAGACTCGCGAGGGTTGGACCGCCTTCATGGTGAAGACCCAGGGCATCGACGAGACCGCCGCCCGCCAGGCGGTGGAGGAGATGATGGCAAGGTTGCCGGCATGGAAGGAAACCTGA